The proteins below are encoded in one region of Pseudonocardia sp. DSM 110487:
- a CDS encoding ATP-binding protein, with product MDQYFRRTIDDELDALLPELPAIALEGPKGVGKTATASRRAATVHRLDDPAVRAVIAADPARLVAGPGPVLVDEWQRFPSSWDVVRRAVDDRPGGGPFLLTGSAAPIEQPTHSGAGRIVTMRMRPLSLTERRLVPPTVSLAELLTGTRPAVEGASPLRLADYAEEIVASGLPGLRGVSGRARRAQLDGYLDRIVERDFAEQDRPLRDLAGLRRWLAAYAAATATTASFESIRDAAVGGNSQSPARSTTAAYRHVLEQLWILDPVEAWLPTRNHLTRLAAPGKHYLADPALAARLLGADVGALLDAAPVGPPVPRNGPLLGHLFEALVVLGVRVQAQAAEASVRHLRTKGGEREIDLIVERADHRVVAIEVKLSALVGDSDVRHLRWLQGALGPDLLDAVVVTTGVEAYRRPDGIAVVPAALLGP from the coding sequence GTGGACCAGTACTTTCGGCGTACGATCGACGATGAGCTGGATGCCCTGCTGCCCGAGCTCCCGGCGATTGCGCTCGAAGGTCCGAAAGGCGTCGGCAAGACGGCGACGGCATCTCGTCGGGCTGCCACTGTGCACCGCTTGGACGACCCTGCCGTTCGGGCGGTGATCGCTGCCGACCCGGCGCGGCTGGTTGCGGGGCCCGGCCCTGTCCTGGTGGACGAGTGGCAGCGGTTCCCGTCGAGTTGGGACGTGGTCCGGCGGGCGGTCGACGACCGTCCCGGGGGCGGCCCATTCCTCCTCACCGGCTCGGCCGCTCCGATCGAGCAGCCGACTCATTCAGGTGCGGGCCGAATCGTCACCATGCGGATGCGGCCGCTCAGCCTCACTGAGCGCCGGCTCGTCCCACCAACGGTGAGTCTCGCCGAGCTTCTGACAGGTACCCGCCCTGCTGTGGAGGGTGCGTCCCCGCTACGGCTCGCCGACTATGCGGAGGAGATCGTGGCGTCCGGGCTGCCCGGGCTGCGTGGCGTCTCGGGACGAGCGCGGAGAGCCCAGCTCGACGGATACCTGGATCGGATCGTCGAGCGTGACTTCGCTGAGCAGGACCGGCCATTGCGGGACCTTGCGGGGCTTCGACGGTGGCTCGCGGCGTACGCAGCCGCCACCGCTACTACGGCGAGCTTCGAGTCCATCCGGGATGCGGCGGTTGGCGGGAACAGTCAGTCGCCTGCCCGCTCCACCACGGCGGCCTATCGCCACGTGCTCGAACAGCTGTGGATCCTCGATCCGGTCGAGGCGTGGTTGCCTACCCGCAACCATCTCACGCGCCTGGCAGCGCCGGGCAAGCATTACCTCGCGGATCCGGCCCTTGCCGCGCGGCTGCTGGGCGCTGACGTCGGGGCATTGCTCGACGCTGCCCCGGTCGGTCCACCCGTACCCAGGAACGGGCCCCTGTTGGGGCACTTGTTCGAGGCATTGGTGGTGCTCGGCGTGCGCGTCCAGGCGCAGGCCGCCGAGGCTTCGGTCCGGCATCTGCGGACGAAGGGAGGCGAGCGGGAGATCGACCTCATCGTCGAGCGCGCCGACCACCGAGTAGTTGCGATCGAGGTCAAGCTGAGCGCACTGGTCGGCGACAGCGATGTTCGTCATCTTCGCTGGCTGCAGGGCGCGCTCGGACCCGACCTGCTCGACGCCGTGGTCGTGACCACGGGCGTAGAGGCCTATCGGAGGCCGGACGGCATCGCCGTCGTGCCGGCAGCGTTGCTCGGCCCGTGA
- a CDS encoding PHP domain-containing protein, translating into MPADNHVHTEWSWDAVEGAMDATCARAAQLRLPSVAFTEHADLTPWVVRAQDPMSDVLRRWLRPDGRIAPRDLDVEGYLDCVRRCRERYPGLRVLTGVELSEPHWHPEQTAALLDGGRFQRVLGSVHSVGGRDEPRLVDHAMISRPAADVVRDYLAEARRMVASEAPFEVLAHIDYPVRHWPASAGPFRPADFEDEFRDVLAVLAASGRALEINTRVPLAPDVVRWWGDAGGETVSFGSDAHRPRDLANGFVAAAEMALSCGFRPGADPAELWLRGR; encoded by the coding sequence ATGCCGGCCGACAACCACGTCCACACGGAGTGGTCATGGGACGCCGTCGAGGGCGCGATGGACGCCACCTGCGCGCGTGCGGCGCAGCTGCGGTTGCCGTCGGTGGCGTTCACCGAGCACGCGGACCTCACGCCCTGGGTCGTGCGAGCGCAGGACCCGATGTCCGACGTGCTGCGCCGCTGGCTGCGCCCCGACGGCCGGATCGCCCCGCGCGACCTGGACGTGGAGGGCTACCTCGACTGCGTGCGGCGCTGCCGGGAGCGGTACCCGGGGCTGCGCGTGCTGACCGGCGTCGAGCTGTCCGAGCCGCACTGGCACCCGGAGCAGACGGCCGCGCTGCTCGACGGCGGACGGTTCCAGCGCGTGCTCGGGTCGGTGCACTCGGTGGGTGGGCGCGACGAGCCGCGGCTGGTCGACCATGCCATGATCTCCCGGCCGGCCGCCGACGTCGTGCGCGACTACCTGGCGGAGGCCCGCCGGATGGTCGCATCGGAGGCGCCGTTCGAGGTGCTCGCGCACATCGACTACCCGGTGCGGCACTGGCCCGCCTCCGCCGGGCCGTTCCGGCCTGCCGACTTCGAGGACGAGTTCCGCGATGTGCTTGCGGTGCTGGCGGCGAGCGGACGCGCCCTCGAGATCAACACCCGGGTTCCGCTCGCCCCCGACGTGGTGCGGTGGTGGGGGGACGCAGGCGGCGAAACTGTCTCGTTCGGTAGTGACGCGCACCGGCCGCGGGACCTCGCGAACGGGTTCGTGGCTGCGGCGGAGATGGCATTGAGCTGCGGATTCCGGCCCGGAGCCGACCCTGCCGAGCTCTGGCTGCGGGGCCGCTGA
- the hisB gene encoding imidazoleglycerol-phosphate dehydratase HisB has protein sequence MTRIGRVERTTKESKVLVEIDLDGTGTTEIATGVPFYDHMLDSFGKHGAFDLTVRASGDVHIDVHHTVEDVAIVLGQAIRQALGDKQGIRRFGDAWIPMDEALAQAVVDVSGRPYTVHTGEPDVMQGFVVGGHYPTVLNRHVFESLAFHGHLALHVRVLDGRDPHHVTEAEYKAVARALRAAVEPDARITGIASTKGTL, from the coding sequence ATGACCCGGATCGGCCGCGTGGAGCGGACCACAAAGGAGTCGAAGGTGCTCGTCGAGATCGATCTCGACGGCACCGGCACCACCGAGATCGCCACGGGCGTGCCGTTCTACGACCACATGCTCGACTCGTTCGGCAAGCACGGCGCCTTCGACCTCACGGTCCGCGCATCCGGGGACGTCCACATCGACGTCCACCACACCGTCGAGGACGTCGCGATCGTGCTCGGGCAGGCGATCCGGCAGGCGCTGGGCGACAAGCAGGGCATCCGCCGCTTCGGCGACGCCTGGATCCCGATGGACGAGGCGCTCGCCCAGGCCGTCGTCGACGTCTCGGGCCGCCCGTACACGGTGCACACCGGCGAGCCGGACGTGATGCAGGGCTTCGTCGTCGGTGGCCACTACCCGACCGTGCTCAACCGGCACGTGTTCGAGTCGCTCGCCTTCCACGGCCACCTCGCCCTGCACGTCCGCGTGCTGGACGGGCGTGACCCGCACCACGTCACCGAGGCCGAGTACAAGGCGGTCGCCCGCGCTCTGCGCGCCGCGGTGGAGCCGGACGCGCGGATCACCGGGATCGCGTCGACCAAGGGCACGCTCTGA
- a CDS encoding histidinol-phosphate transaminase — protein sequence MTAVHDTVGGDVTLDDLPLREDLRGRSPYGAPQLEVAVRLNTNENPYPPPPELVSDVTKAVHVAAEELHRYPDRNAVGLRTDLADYLTASTGVPLTCANVWAANGSNEVLQQIMQAFGGPGRVAVGFEPSYSMHPIIASGTRTEWLAAPRRSDFSLDVREAASVLRERAPDLTFLTSPNNPTGQSIDPHDVAALVDAAPGMVVVDEAYAEFSDRPSAIGLLETHGHKLVVCRTMSKAFAFAGGRLGYLAAAPAVVDALQLVRLPYHLSALTQAAARASLRHAGATLGSVALLRAERERVVPALAAAGYDVVPSDANFVLFGRFADAPRAWRAFLDRGVLIRDVGIPEHLRVSIGTPEENDAFLQVAGDVVNQEIKR from the coding sequence ATGACGGCCGTTCACGACACGGTCGGAGGCGACGTCACCCTCGACGATCTGCCGCTGCGCGAGGACCTGCGCGGCCGCAGCCCGTACGGCGCTCCGCAGCTGGAGGTGGCGGTGCGGCTCAACACCAACGAGAACCCGTACCCGCCGCCGCCGGAGCTGGTGTCCGACGTCACGAAGGCAGTGCACGTGGCGGCGGAGGAGCTGCACCGCTACCCGGACCGGAACGCGGTGGGTCTGCGCACCGACCTCGCCGACTACCTCACCGCGTCCACCGGCGTCCCGCTGACGTGCGCGAACGTCTGGGCCGCCAACGGCTCCAACGAGGTGCTCCAGCAAATCATGCAGGCGTTCGGCGGCCCGGGGCGCGTCGCGGTGGGGTTCGAGCCGTCCTACTCGATGCACCCGATCATCGCATCGGGCACGCGCACCGAGTGGCTGGCCGCGCCGCGCCGCTCGGACTTCTCCCTGGACGTGCGGGAGGCCGCATCGGTGCTGCGCGAGCGCGCCCCCGACCTCACGTTCCTGACCAGCCCGAACAACCCCACCGGGCAGAGCATCGACCCGCACGACGTGGCCGCGCTCGTCGACGCCGCCCCCGGGATGGTGGTGGTCGACGAGGCGTACGCCGAGTTCTCCGACCGGCCCAGCGCGATCGGACTGCTGGAGACCCACGGCCACAAGCTCGTGGTATGCCGCACGATGAGCAAGGCGTTCGCGTTCGCGGGGGGCCGCCTCGGCTACCTCGCGGCGGCGCCCGCCGTGGTCGACGCGCTGCAGCTTGTGCGACTGCCCTACCACCTGTCCGCGCTCACCCAGGCCGCCGCGCGTGCGTCGCTGCGCCACGCAGGCGCCACCCTCGGCTCGGTGGCGCTGCTGCGCGCCGAACGCGAACGCGTCGTGCCCGCGCTCGCCGCCGCCGGCTACGACGTGGTGCCCAGCGACGCCAACTTCGTGCTGTTCGGGCGGTTCGCCGACGCGCCCCGCGCATGGCGGGCGTTCCTCGACCGCGGAGTGCTGATCCGAGACGTGGGGATCCCGGAGCACCTGCGGGTCTCGATCGGCACCCCGGAGGAGAACGATGCGTTCCTGCAGGTCGCTGGGGACGTCGTGAACCAGGAGATCAAGCGATGA
- the hisD gene encoding histidinol dehydrogenase has protein sequence MLRRLDLRGAPLPRTARLRSLLPRAEQDVDAALHQVRPIVDAVRERGVEAALEFAERFERVRPSAVRVPAQTCHGALAALDPAVRAALETSIERARRVHADQRRTDIVTHVAPGGTVTERFLPVQRVGLYAPGGLAVYPSSVVMNVVPAQAAGVGSIVLASPPQAEHGGLPHPTVLAAAALLGVEEVWAVGGAQAVALLAYGGADTDGAELEPVDMVTGPGNIYVTAAKRLLRGLIGIDAEAGTTEIAVLADDTADPVHVAVDLISQAEHDPAAASVLVTTSETLVEAVDRELELRVAATKHGERIRTAITGRQSGVVLIDDLDAGLTVVDAYAAEHLEIQTRDARDVALRVRNAGAIFVGPYAPVSLGDYCAGSNHVLPTGGCARHSAGLSVQTFLKGVHVVEYSEDALRAVADDVVTLAGAEDLPAHGEAVTARFAR, from the coding sequence ATGCTTCGGCGACTCGACCTGCGTGGTGCACCCCTGCCCCGTACCGCTCGCCTGCGCTCGCTGCTGCCACGGGCCGAGCAGGACGTGGACGCGGCCCTGCACCAGGTGCGGCCGATCGTCGACGCGGTGCGCGAGCGTGGCGTCGAGGCGGCGCTGGAGTTCGCGGAGCGGTTCGAGCGCGTGCGCCCGAGCGCCGTGCGGGTGCCGGCGCAGACGTGCCACGGTGCGCTGGCCGCGCTCGACCCGGCCGTGCGCGCTGCGCTGGAGACCTCGATCGAGCGCGCCCGTCGCGTGCACGCCGACCAGCGGCGCACCGACATCGTCACCCACGTCGCGCCCGGCGGCACCGTCACCGAGCGGTTCCTGCCGGTGCAGCGGGTGGGCCTCTACGCCCCGGGTGGGCTCGCCGTCTACCCGTCGAGCGTGGTCATGAACGTGGTGCCTGCCCAGGCCGCGGGCGTCGGGTCGATCGTGCTGGCCTCGCCGCCGCAGGCCGAGCACGGCGGCCTGCCCCACCCCACGGTGCTGGCCGCGGCCGCGCTGCTCGGCGTCGAGGAGGTGTGGGCCGTCGGCGGCGCGCAGGCCGTGGCGCTGCTGGCCTACGGCGGCGCCGACACCGACGGCGCCGAGCTCGAGCCGGTCGACATGGTCACCGGGCCGGGCAACATCTACGTCACCGCAGCCAAGCGCCTGCTGCGCGGCCTGATCGGGATCGACGCCGAGGCCGGCACCACCGAGATCGCGGTGCTCGCCGACGACACCGCCGACCCGGTGCACGTCGCGGTCGACCTGATCAGCCAGGCCGAGCACGACCCGGCGGCGGCATCGGTCCTGGTCACAACGTCGGAGACGCTCGTGGAGGCGGTCGATCGCGAGCTGGAGCTGCGGGTGGCGGCCACCAAGCACGGCGAGCGCATCCGCACGGCGATCACCGGGCGGCAGTCGGGCGTCGTGCTCATCGACGACCTCGACGCGGGCCTCACGGTCGTCGACGCCTATGCCGCCGAGCACCTGGAGATCCAGACCCGCGACGCCCGTGACGTCGCACTGCGCGTGCGCAACGCGGGCGCGATCTTCGTGGGCCCGTACGCGCCGGTGTCGCTCGGTGACTACTGCGCCGGCTCCAACCACGTGCTGCCCACCGGCGGCTGCGCCCGGCACTCCGCCGGTCTGTCCGTGCAGACGTTCCTGAAGGGCGTGCACGTGGTCGAGTACTCCGAGGACGCCCTGCGGGCCGTGGCCGACGACGTGGTCACGCTCGCGGGTGCGGAGGACCTGCCGGCGCACGGGGAAGCGGTCACGGCGAGGTTCGCTCGATGA
- a CDS encoding matrixin family metalloprotease translates to MGVVQKVQARRRYRRMARALTELDRVDRLHGLGVPAPPRPRRRIDPSAAVAIVMVVVFLVLAAAAQLRPVAGTAAPAHDVPTAAQLAEAGYPPLPADASFRRLLPEVDAAGSGEHAFVATEPDGTPIAFDPCRPVHYVINPDGMPEGGLPLLHEAIAEISAATGLAFVDDGFTMERISEDRELVQPQRYGTRWVPVLIVWADDRELAFVGEEVAGVAAPYDVAPSGPGSERYVTGVVALNSTWFAAALGDAEWAGIARGVALHELGHLVGLDHVEDKAQVMHATSDTTGLGPGDRAGLAAVGAGECHSDT, encoded by the coding sequence GTGGGAGTGGTCCAGAAGGTGCAGGCGCGACGTCGTTACCGCCGGATGGCGAGGGCGCTGACCGAGCTCGACCGCGTGGACCGGTTGCACGGCCTCGGGGTGCCGGCGCCGCCGCGGCCGCGCAGGCGGATCGACCCCAGCGCGGCTGTGGCGATCGTCATGGTCGTGGTGTTCCTCGTGCTGGCCGCGGCGGCCCAGCTGCGCCCGGTGGCCGGCACCGCTGCGCCCGCGCATGACGTGCCGACCGCGGCACAGCTCGCCGAGGCGGGGTATCCGCCGCTGCCGGCCGACGCCTCGTTCCGGCGGCTCCTCCCGGAGGTCGACGCCGCGGGCTCCGGCGAGCACGCGTTCGTCGCGACGGAGCCGGACGGCACCCCGATCGCCTTCGACCCGTGCCGCCCCGTGCACTACGTCATCAACCCGGACGGCATGCCAGAAGGGGGACTCCCGCTCCTGCACGAGGCGATCGCCGAGATCAGCGCGGCCACCGGTCTCGCTTTCGTCGACGACGGCTTCACGATGGAACGGATCTCGGAGGACCGGGAGCTGGTGCAGCCGCAGCGGTACGGCACGCGCTGGGTACCGGTGCTCATCGTCTGGGCGGACGACCGGGAGCTCGCGTTCGTCGGCGAGGAGGTCGCAGGCGTGGCCGCCCCGTACGACGTGGCCCCGAGCGGGCCGGGGTCCGAGCGTTACGTGACCGGTGTCGTGGCACTCAACAGCACCTGGTTCGCCGCGGCGCTCGGCGACGCGGAGTGGGCGGGAATCGCGCGCGGTGTGGCATTGCACGAGCTCGGCCACCTCGTCGGCCTCGACCACGTCGAGGACAAGGCGCAGGTCATGCACGCGACGTCCGACACGACGGGATTGGGCCCTGGCGACCGTGCTGGCCTGGCGGCGGTAGGGGCGGGCGAGTGCCACTCGGACACCTGA
- a CDS encoding M20/M25/M40 family metallo-hydrolase, producing the protein MTVPAPSVLDVVDVAALHRLLAAHRAEMVTDLVSYVERETPSDDPVLLAKGLAYLEAWLTDRLGAPAARTHHEATAHGDVAVLDYDGAGARLTLLAHYDTVWSAGTLDAWPVRVDGDVVSGPGVFDMKAGLVQAVWAIRTLRAAGVPHPPLRLVLTGDEEIGSPFSRPIIEAACADAAAVLVFEASAGGGAVKTARKGVGLFDVHVRGVESHAGLDPAAGVSAIDEIARAVRTLHAATDLAEGTTVNVGVLRGGTRPNVVAGSAAASIDVRVPSLSAQDRIDALLAGLHAHDPRAAITVTGGWNRPAMERSAPIAAMYALARSAAARLGVDLPEMAVGGASDGNFAAALGLPVLDGLGAVGGGAHARHEHVSVDGMVERAAVAAGVMAAFAA; encoded by the coding sequence ATGACCGTGCCCGCCCCGTCGGTGCTGGACGTGGTGGATGTCGCGGCGCTGCACCGGCTGCTCGCCGCCCACCGCGCCGAGATGGTCACCGACCTCGTCTCCTACGTCGAGCGGGAGACCCCGAGCGACGACCCGGTGCTGCTCGCCAAGGGCCTCGCGTACCTGGAGGCGTGGCTGACCGACCGGCTCGGCGCACCGGCGGCGCGGACCCACCACGAGGCCACCGCGCACGGGGACGTCGCCGTACTGGACTACGACGGCGCCGGCGCCCGCCTCACGCTGCTCGCGCACTACGACACCGTGTGGAGCGCCGGCACGCTGGACGCGTGGCCCGTCCGGGTGGACGGGGACGTCGTCAGCGGACCGGGCGTGTTCGACATGAAGGCCGGGCTCGTGCAGGCCGTCTGGGCGATCCGGACCCTGCGCGCGGCCGGCGTGCCGCACCCGCCGCTGCGGCTCGTGCTCACCGGGGACGAGGAGATCGGCAGCCCGTTCTCCCGGCCGATCATCGAGGCCGCGTGCGCCGACGCCGCGGCCGTGCTGGTGTTCGAGGCCAGCGCAGGCGGCGGCGCGGTGAAGACCGCGCGCAAGGGCGTCGGCCTGTTCGACGTGCACGTGCGCGGGGTCGAGTCGCACGCAGGGCTCGACCCGGCCGCGGGCGTGAGCGCGATCGACGAGATCGCTCGCGCCGTCCGCACCCTGCACGCGGCCACCGACCTCGCCGAGGGCACGACGGTCAACGTAGGGGTGCTGCGGGGAGGCACCCGGCCCAACGTCGTCGCAGGTTCCGCCGCCGCGTCGATCGACGTGCGCGTCCCGTCCCTCTCCGCGCAGGACCGGATCGACGCGCTGCTCGCAGGCCTGCACGCGCACGACCCGCGCGCCGCGATCACGGTCACCGGCGGCTGGAACCGGCCGGCGATGGAGCGCAGCGCACCGATCGCGGCGATGTACGCCCTCGCCCGGTCGGCGGCTGCCCGGCTCGGCGTGGACCTGCCCGAGATGGCGGTCGGCGGGGCGAGCGACGGCAACTTCGCCGCTGCCCTCGGCCTTCCGGTGCTCGACGGGCTCGGTGCCGTGGGCGGTGGGGCGCACGCCAGGCACGAGCACGTCAGCGTCGACGGAATGGTGGAGCGTGCGGCCGTCGCGGCCGGGGTGATGGCGGCGTTCGCCGCCTGA
- a CDS encoding ketopantoate reductase family protein, protein MSYVIVGAGAIGGTLGHHLARAGHGVTVVDADAEHVRAIREHGIVVRRGDERTAVPVAAALTPDEPGPERVERVLLAVKAQATDRALDWIAPRLAPGGYVVSLQNGLNEQAIAARVGTERTVGAFVNLFADVVAPGEIRDGGLGALVVGELDGSGSPRVRELVADLQSWGPARATGNVSGYLWSKLGFGAMLVATALADAPMAELIDKHRGVMHALAGEVYAVAGAEGIALEPFDAFDPAPYTGRDPAAADAATDALVAWLRTQAKDRSGIWRDLAVRHRPTEVPTHYRPVLDRAAQRGIAVPGLERLVEQIAELEAGAAMSERRIADLAGALR, encoded by the coding sequence GTGAGCTACGTGATCGTCGGGGCCGGGGCCATCGGCGGCACGCTCGGCCACCACCTCGCCCGCGCCGGGCACGGGGTCACCGTGGTCGACGCCGACGCCGAACACGTCCGCGCGATCCGCGAGCACGGGATCGTCGTGCGCCGGGGTGACGAGCGCACCGCCGTGCCGGTGGCCGCCGCGCTCACGCCCGACGAGCCGGGGCCCGAGCGCGTCGAACGTGTCCTGCTCGCCGTCAAGGCGCAGGCCACCGACCGCGCGCTGGACTGGATCGCGCCACGCCTCGCGCCCGGCGGATACGTCGTCTCGCTGCAGAACGGGCTGAACGAGCAGGCGATCGCCGCCCGGGTCGGGACCGAGCGCACCGTGGGCGCCTTCGTCAACCTGTTCGCCGACGTCGTGGCGCCGGGGGAGATCCGCGACGGCGGGCTGGGCGCGCTGGTCGTCGGTGAATTGGACGGGAGTGGTTCGCCGCGGGTGCGCGAGCTCGTCGCCGACCTGCAGTCATGGGGGCCCGCTCGCGCCACCGGGAACGTCTCCGGGTACCTGTGGTCGAAGCTCGGGTTCGGCGCGATGCTGGTCGCCACCGCCCTCGCCGACGCGCCGATGGCCGAGCTGATCGACAAGCACCGCGGCGTCATGCACGCGTTGGCAGGGGAGGTCTACGCGGTGGCAGGTGCGGAGGGGATCGCCCTCGAGCCCTTCGACGCGTTCGACCCCGCCCCGTACACCGGTCGCGACCCGGCCGCGGCCGACGCCGCCACCGACGCGCTGGTCGCATGGCTGCGCACGCAGGCCAAGGACCGGAGCGGTATCTGGCGCGACCTGGCTGTGCGGCACCGGCCCACCGAGGTGCCCACGCATTACCGGCCGGTGCTCGACCGCGCGGCTCAGCGGGGAATCGCGGTGCCGGGCCTCGAGCGCCTCGTCGAACAGATCGCCGAGCTGGAGGCCGGCGCGGCCATGTCGGAGCGGCGCATCGCCGACCTCGCGGGAGCCCTTCGATGA
- a CDS encoding SDR family NAD(P)-dependent oxidoreductase — translation MRHVLVTGAAGGIGLAAAEEFAARGDAVTGVDARGPELNAEMARIGARALVADLADPGCGEVVERAVAVAGPVDVLVNAAGIYPATPLADMTAAVWDRVQNVNVRAPVLLTLAVARSGRPAAVVNISSGAATRARPGAAHYCTSKAALEMATKSCAVELAAQGVRVNAVAPGFVEVASPVNPVTPEYAATVAVNPLGRPGQADEIAAAVVWLASAEAAFVTGAVLRVDGGATAGTTALPIHHPTTTVLQEGLS, via the coding sequence ATGAGGCACGTGCTGGTCACCGGCGCTGCGGGCGGCATCGGGCTCGCCGCCGCGGAGGAGTTCGCCGCGCGCGGCGACGCGGTCACCGGAGTCGATGCCCGCGGCCCCGAGCTGAACGCGGAGATGGCCCGTATCGGTGCCCGCGCGCTCGTCGCCGACCTGGCCGACCCGGGCTGCGGCGAGGTCGTCGAGCGGGCGGTGGCCGTGGCCGGACCGGTCGACGTGCTCGTCAACGCGGCGGGTATCTACCCGGCGACCCCGCTCGCCGACATGACCGCGGCAGTGTGGGACCGGGTGCAGAACGTGAACGTCCGCGCCCCCGTGCTGCTCACGCTCGCCGTCGCCCGTTCCGGACGGCCGGCGGCCGTCGTCAACATCAGTTCCGGCGCCGCTACACGTGCCCGGCCAGGGGCGGCGCACTACTGCACGTCGAAGGCGGCGCTGGAGATGGCCACGAAGTCCTGCGCCGTGGAGCTCGCCGCGCAGGGCGTGCGGGTCAACGCGGTGGCACCGGGGTTCGTCGAGGTCGCCAGCCCGGTCAACCCCGTCACGCCGGAGTACGCGGCCACCGTGGCGGTCAACCCGCTCGGGCGGCCGGGGCAGGCCGACGAGATCGCCGCCGCCGTGGTCTGGCTCGCGAGCGCCGAGGCGGCGTTCGTCACCGGCGCGGTGCTGCGGGTGGACGGCGGCGCGACCGCGGGCACCACCGCCCTGCCGATCCACCACCCGACCACGACCGTTCTGCAGGAGGGTCTCTCGTGA
- a CDS encoding MFS transporter encodes MTETAIGTRLTPAQRKAIVAGSIGNTVEWVDWAVYATLAPVFAGQFFAPGDETAALLSTLAVFAVGFVMRPIGGAVLGAYADRHGRKKGLMLTISLMAGAAFVIAITPTYAAIGIAAPLILLLARLVQGFSAGGEFGSSSSFLVESAAPRRRAFAGSWQQVSVGAGALIASFMGFVLTSTLSEPAMQAWGWRIAFGIGGLLGLVGLWLRVSVEETESFRRASGDGRTRGRHPIVGMLTEHPVAALRVVGITIAGTLTYYVWISYMPGYASKAIGIPIQQALLANTLAIAYFLCLLPFVALLSDRYGRKPTLLAFAIGFVVLSWPLFQLLFVGGFWALLVVELIGVTLIAGYSANCAVVMAEQFPAEVRSTGIGLPYALAVAIFGGTAPYITTWMSANGLGGYVWLYVAVAALIGVAVYATMPETKGTELV; translated from the coding sequence ATGACCGAGACCGCCATCGGCACCCGGCTCACTCCGGCTCAGCGCAAGGCGATCGTGGCCGGCTCGATCGGCAACACCGTCGAGTGGGTGGACTGGGCCGTCTACGCCACCCTCGCGCCGGTCTTCGCCGGTCAGTTCTTCGCGCCGGGCGACGAGACGGCCGCACTGCTGTCGACCCTCGCCGTGTTCGCCGTCGGGTTCGTCATGCGCCCCATCGGCGGTGCCGTGCTCGGCGCGTACGCCGACCGGCACGGCCGCAAGAAGGGGCTGATGCTCACGATCAGCCTGATGGCCGGGGCGGCGTTCGTCATCGCGATCACCCCGACCTACGCCGCGATCGGCATCGCGGCGCCGCTGATCCTGCTGCTCGCCCGGCTCGTGCAGGGGTTCTCCGCGGGCGGGGAGTTCGGCTCGTCCTCGTCGTTCCTCGTGGAGTCGGCCGCTCCCCGACGGCGGGCTTTTGCGGGCTCATGGCAGCAGGTGTCGGTCGGAGCGGGTGCGCTCATCGCGTCGTTCATGGGCTTCGTGCTCACCTCCACGCTCAGCGAGCCCGCGATGCAGGCGTGGGGCTGGCGGATCGCGTTCGGGATCGGCGGTCTGCTCGGCCTGGTCGGGCTGTGGCTGCGGGTGAGCGTCGAGGAGACCGAGAGCTTCCGGCGGGCCAGCGGCGATGGCCGCACCCGCGGCAGGCACCCGATCGTCGGGATGCTCACCGAGCACCCCGTCGCCGCGCTGCGCGTCGTCGGCATCACGATCGCGGGCACCCTGACCTACTACGTGTGGATCAGCTACATGCCCGGCTACGCCAGCAAGGCGATCGGCATCCCGATCCAGCAGGCGCTGCTCGCCAACACCCTCGCGATCGCGTACTTCCTGTGCCTGCTGCCGTTCGTGGCCCTGCTGTCGGACCGCTACGGGCGCAAACCCACACTGCTCGCGTTCGCGATCGGGTTCGTCGTGCTGTCCTGGCCGTTGTTCCAGCTGCTCTTCGTCGGCGGGTTCTGGGCACTGCTGGTGGTGGAGCTGATCGGCGTCACCCTGATCGCCGGTTACTCGGCCAACTGCGCCGTGGTGATGGCGGAGCAGTTCCCCGCCGAGGTGCGCAGCACCGGCATCGGGCTGCCCTACGCGCTCGCGGTGGCGATCTTCGGCGGCACCGCCCCGTACATCACCACGTGGATGAGCGCGAACGGGCTCGGCGGCTACGTATGGCTGTACGTGGCCGTCGCCGCCCTGATCGGCGTGGCCGTCTACGCGACGATGCCCGAGACCAAGGGGACCGAGCTGGTATGA